A window from Pyrococcus yayanosii CH1 encodes these proteins:
- a CDS encoding NADH-quinone oxidoreductase subunit B family protein, giving the protein MEKLRVLHVDIGGCEGCNVSIIRAYPKLMELIDLDITYLRDDGLKFDDYDVAIITGGVCMNEPSKIEKLKDIREKADVVIAFGSCATFGGILRFCRGGQEPRPDHRNFQPINAVISIDYSIPGCPPTHQMFQSFFKFFVSGNEARLRLFKVSANIKKLSGFDLLDDIVLTGLCIGCGACELSCPTGAIKLIDRRPTLVQERCIRCGTCYIRCPRASQLLSMGGERI; this is encoded by the coding sequence ATGGAGAAGCTTAGGGTTCTTCATGTCGATATCGGTGGGTGTGAGGGTTGTAACGTCAGCATAATCCGCGCATACCCAAAGCTTATGGAGCTTATTGACCTAGACATAACCTATCTAAGGGACGACGGCCTCAAGTTCGATGACTACGACGTCGCTATTATAACTGGTGGAGTCTGCATGAACGAACCGAGCAAAATTGAAAAGCTTAAGGATATCAGGGAGAAGGCAGACGTCGTGATAGCCTTTGGTTCCTGCGCGACCTTCGGCGGAATCCTGCGCTTCTGCCGCGGTGGCCAGGAGCCGAGGCCAGATCACAGGAACTTCCAGCCCATAAACGCCGTGATAAGCATTGATTATTCTATCCCCGGCTGCCCGCCAACACATCAGATGTTTCAGTCCTTCTTCAAGTTCTTTGTGAGCGGCAATGAAGCCAGATTGAGGCTCTTCAAAGTCAGTGCGAATATAAAGAAGCTGAGCGGCTTTGACCTGCTCGACGACATCGTTCTCACGGGCCTCTGCATCGGGTGCGGCGCATGTGAGCTCTCCTGCCCGACGGGTGCCATAAAGCTCATTGACAGGAGGCCTACATTAGTCCAAGAAAGGTGCATCCGATGTGGGACGTGTTATATAAGATGTCCGCGCGCTTCTCAGCTTCTATCTATGGGGGGTGAGAGGATATGA
- a CDS encoding Coenzyme F420 hydrogenase/dehydrogenase, beta subunit C-terminal domain codes for MMVTPDNLLGSVVGVYLARAKDEEILKRKVASGGAVTAMLIYALEKGLIDGVVTAKRVSGFEGQAVVARTREEILETAGNKWSIVPFAARVKAKIEEEDLKKVAIVCLPCQAQFFGQMREFPILETDFGERIRYIVSLFCMGTFAFEAFLNYLRMKYDIKAEEIKNMALKEGFLEIQHDDSLLQLPLKEVYSYLQTGCLVCADYTGTWSDISAGFIEKEKGWTVIITRNARGEELVKGAEKEGYLEVRDGSQVMGDILRAAREKLARAQRNMMSLL; via the coding sequence ATGATGGTTACCCCCGACAACCTACTCGGTAGCGTGGTGGGGGTGTACCTCGCAAGGGCAAAGGATGAAGAGATACTCAAGAGGAAAGTAGCAAGCGGCGGTGCGGTTACCGCGATGCTAATCTACGCCCTTGAAAAAGGCCTCATAGATGGCGTCGTGACGGCAAAGAGGGTTAGCGGATTTGAAGGGCAGGCCGTTGTTGCGAGGACTAGAGAGGAGATACTTGAAACCGCAGGTAACAAGTGGAGTATAGTTCCCTTTGCGGCGAGGGTGAAAGCTAAGATTGAGGAAGAAGATCTCAAGAAAGTTGCCATTGTCTGCCTGCCCTGTCAGGCCCAGTTCTTCGGCCAGATGAGAGAGTTCCCAATACTGGAAACGGACTTTGGAGAACGGATAAGGTACATCGTAAGTCTGTTCTGTATGGGAACCTTCGCCTTTGAAGCCTTCCTGAACTACTTAAGGATGAAGTATGACATAAAGGCAGAGGAGATAAAGAACATGGCTCTCAAGGAAGGCTTCCTCGAGATACAGCATGATGACTCCCTCTTACAGCTACCTCTTAAAGAAGTTTACTCCTATCTCCAGACCGGTTGCCTTGTCTGCGCCGATTATACGGGAACTTGGAGCGATATATCGGCGGGCTTTATCGAAAAAGAGAAGGGCTGGACTGTCATCATAACGCGCAATGCCCGTGGGGAGGAGCTGGTTAAGGGGGCGGAGAAGGAGGGATACCTCGAGGTGCGTGATGGTTCCCAGGTGATGGGAGATATCCTCAGGGCAGCGAGGGAGAAGCTTGCTAGGGCGCAGAGGAACATGATGAGCCTGCTTTGA
- the fdhD gene encoding formate dehydrogenase accessory sulfurtransferase FdhD — protein sequence MIKKVKVIKWQGDLTETEDYVCVEETFEIFAVYEGQKEFIAELPASPSQLKELGAGFLVCEGLAEQEDIMDVWVDGNRIYVEIGRPPIYGRLMKIHSPCGDPYRARTGKTKGTNGGDLKVSPDLILRISSAMTTLPETWKKTGGTHWAALFELNANIVAFSEDIGRHNAIDKVVGHAVLNGMDLGKLILASSGRMPYGMVKKVVNAGIPIVVTKSPPTDKGVELAKRYGVTLIGFARGGRFNVYAGEERLAF from the coding sequence GTGATTAAAAAAGTAAAAGTAATTAAGTGGCAGGGTGACCTCACAGAGACAGAGGATTACGTCTGCGTTGAGGAGACCTTTGAGATATTTGCGGTGTATGAAGGTCAGAAAGAATTTATCGCCGAGTTACCAGCTTCTCCAAGTCAACTCAAAGAGCTTGGAGCCGGGTTTCTTGTCTGCGAGGGACTTGCAGAGCAGGAAGATATTATGGACGTTTGGGTTGATGGGAACAGAATTTACGTGGAGATTGGAAGACCTCCTATCTATGGGAGACTGATGAAGATACACTCCCCTTGTGGTGACCCTTACAGGGCTAGAACCGGAAAAACCAAAGGGACCAACGGTGGAGACCTAAAGGTTTCCCCCGACCTCATCCTACGAATTTCCTCCGCGATGACAACACTGCCCGAGACGTGGAAGAAAACTGGTGGAACTCATTGGGCCGCCCTCTTCGAGTTGAACGCCAACATCGTGGCCTTCAGTGAGGACATAGGTAGACACAACGCCATTGACAAGGTCGTCGGGCACGCCGTTTTAAACGGGATGGACCTTGGAAAACTAATCTTAGCTTCGAGTGGCAGGATGCCGTATGGAATGGTAAAGAAAGTCGTTAACGCCGGCATCCCCATTGTCGTAACGAAGTCCCCTCCAACTGATAAGGGTGTGGAGCTCGCCAAGAGATACGGGGTAACGCTCATAGGCTTCGCAAGGGGAGGCCGCTTCAACGTTTATGCAGGGGAAGAGAGGTTGGCTTTCTGA
- the fdhF gene encoding formate dehydrogenase subunit alpha — translation MSERLVPVVCPYCGVGCRLYIRSVDGYPVGIEYAKDIPGIANELGKLCPKGNAVIEYLLAKDRLKKPLKAKEQGKFVEISWSEAIREVAERLKDYAKDDPNQLMFFGSARTFNEPNYLIQKLARMLGTNNVDHCARLCHAPTVTGLKAIFGAGAMTNTYKDIEEANVIFIIGHNYAETHPVGFRYVLKAKERGAKIIVADPRFTRTAWFADIFLQHYPGTDIALINGLIHIIIKERLYDEKFVRERCVGFDEVVKAVEKFTPEFVEKVTGVPAELIIQAARTFATAGKGVITWAMGLTQHTHGTENVKLLGTLSAICGYQGKEGCGCSPMRGQNNVQGACDMAALPNVFPGYQAVTDPEKRKFFEEFWGVELNGEVGLTTIEAAYAAEKGKVKAYYIMGENPVISEANANHVVHVLQKLEFIVVQDIVPTPTMEFADIVLPAAAMLENEGSLTNTERRVQWSFQAINPPGEARPDWWILSEIGKAVGFDGQGPKGFDYTSPEDILREINACTPQYRGITPERLKENLAGIHWPCPSPDHPGTRVLYKDKFLTPDGKAHLVAVSEYKGPVELPDEEYPFLLTTMRYVGQYHTVTMTMRTQALRKRWPEPLAEIHPEDAAKLGIKDGDWVKIVTRRGEYPIKAKVTRTVKKGVIAVPWHWGANVLTNDALDPIAKIPETKACACKVIKITEEDARKLMDKLPQLIPKIEIVRG, via the coding sequence ATGAGTGAAAGGCTCGTCCCCGTGGTCTGCCCCTACTGTGGTGTGGGGTGTAGACTCTACATTAGAAGTGTCGATGGATATCCCGTAGGCATAGAATACGCCAAAGACATTCCGGGCATTGCAAACGAGCTCGGTAAGCTCTGTCCTAAGGGTAACGCCGTCATCGAATATCTCCTCGCCAAAGACAGGCTCAAAAAGCCGCTCAAGGCCAAGGAGCAGGGCAAGTTCGTTGAGATCAGCTGGAGTGAGGCGATAAGAGAGGTGGCCGAAAGACTCAAGGACTATGCCAAGGACGACCCGAATCAGCTCATGTTCTTCGGTTCCGCAAGAACGTTCAACGAGCCCAACTACCTCATTCAGAAGTTGGCCAGAATGCTTGGAACTAATAACGTGGACCACTGTGCAAGGCTCTGCCACGCGCCCACCGTTACAGGCCTCAAGGCCATTTTTGGTGCCGGTGCAATGACTAACACCTACAAGGACATCGAGGAGGCGAACGTTATCTTCATCATCGGCCACAACTACGCCGAGACACATCCTGTTGGCTTCCGTTACGTTCTCAAGGCTAAGGAAAGGGGTGCCAAGATTATAGTCGCTGATCCGAGGTTCACGAGAACAGCTTGGTTTGCCGATATATTCCTCCAGCACTACCCCGGAACGGACATCGCACTGATAAACGGCCTTATTCATATCATAATCAAGGAGAGGCTCTATGATGAGAAATTTGTAAGGGAGAGGTGCGTAGGCTTCGATGAGGTCGTCAAGGCTGTTGAGAAGTTCACGCCCGAATTCGTTGAGAAAGTTACTGGCGTCCCAGCCGAACTCATCATCCAGGCCGCAAGGACCTTCGCAACTGCTGGAAAGGGCGTCATAACTTGGGCTATGGGTCTTACCCAGCATACTCACGGAACTGAGAATGTTAAGCTTCTTGGAACGCTCTCCGCAATATGTGGCTACCAAGGAAAGGAGGGGTGCGGTTGTTCTCCAATGCGTGGTCAGAACAATGTCCAGGGAGCCTGTGATATGGCCGCTTTGCCCAACGTCTTCCCAGGTTACCAGGCGGTTACTGACCCGGAGAAGAGGAAGTTCTTCGAGGAGTTCTGGGGAGTTGAGCTGAACGGCGAAGTGGGCCTGACGACGATAGAAGCTGCATATGCCGCTGAGAAGGGCAAGGTCAAGGCCTACTACATTATGGGTGAGAATCCAGTTATAAGCGAGGCCAACGCGAATCACGTGGTGCATGTCCTCCAGAAGCTCGAATTCATAGTTGTCCAAGATATAGTCCCGACCCCAACCATGGAGTTTGCCGATATCGTTCTGCCGGCTGCCGCAATGCTCGAGAATGAAGGTTCCCTTACTAATACCGAAAGGCGCGTGCAGTGGAGCTTCCAGGCTATCAATCCGCCGGGAGAAGCTAGGCCTGACTGGTGGATACTCAGCGAGATAGGAAAGGCCGTTGGCTTCGATGGTCAGGGTCCGAAGGGTTTCGACTACACTAGTCCAGAAGATATTCTAAGGGAAATTAATGCCTGCACGCCCCAGTATCGCGGCATAACCCCTGAGAGACTTAAGGAAAACCTCGCAGGAATTCACTGGCCGTGCCCGAGCCCGGACCATCCAGGAACGAGAGTTCTTTACAAGGATAAGTTCCTAACCCCAGATGGAAAAGCGCACCTTGTGGCCGTTTCAGAATACAAGGGACCGGTCGAGCTTCCGGACGAGGAGTATCCGTTCCTCCTGACTACTATGAGATACGTCGGCCAGTACCACACTGTAACCATGACCATGAGGACCCAAGCCCTCAGGAAGCGCTGGCCAGAACCGTTGGCAGAGATACACCCCGAAGATGCGGCTAAGCTTGGAATAAAAGATGGAGACTGGGTTAAGATAGTCACAAGGAGGGGAGAATACCCAATAAAGGCCAAGGTGACCAGAACCGTTAAGAAGGGCGTCATAGCGGTTCCATGGCACTGGGGAGCTAATGTCCTTACCAATGACGCCCTTGATCCGATCGCGAAGATACCGGAGACCAAGGCCTGTGCCTGTAAGGTCATCAAGATAACCGAGGAAGATGCAAGGAAGCTCATGGACAAGCTTCCGCAACTCATACCTAAGATTGAGATTGTGAGGGGGTGA
- a CDS encoding 4Fe-4S dicluster domain-containing protein, producing the protein MARKTIFIDFSKCIECRACEVACEREHDGRSFISVFEWQEMAAMALNCRHCEKAPCVEVCPTNALYRDEDGAVLLAPQKCIGCLMCGIVCPFGIPELDLINKIMMKCDLCAHRRAEGKLPACVETCPTDALFYGDFNEIIRERRKKFTEKAIELAKTAERIKLTGV; encoded by the coding sequence ATGGCCCGCAAGACCATCTTTATCGACTTTTCAAAGTGTATCGAATGTAGGGCCTGTGAAGTTGCTTGTGAGCGTGAGCACGATGGAAGGTCCTTCATTAGCGTCTTTGAGTGGCAGGAAATGGCTGCCATGGCTCTCAACTGCCGCCACTGTGAGAAGGCACCGTGTGTCGAGGTTTGTCCGACAAATGCGCTCTACCGTGATGAGGATGGGGCTGTTCTGCTCGCTCCTCAGAAATGTATTGGCTGTCTCATGTGCGGCATAGTTTGTCCCTTCGGAATACCAGAGCTGGACCTCATCAACAAGATCATGATGAAATGTGACCTCTGTGCTCACAGAAGAGCCGAAGGGAAGCTACCTGCCTGTGTTGAGACCTGCCCAACGGATGCTCTATTCTACGGCGACTTCAACGAAATAATCAGGGAGAGGAGGAAGAAGTTCACAGAGAAGGCCATCGAGCTTGCCAAGACCGCGGAGCGCATCAAGCTGACTGGGGTGTGA
- a CDS encoding hydrogenase 4 subunit D: MEELFLLSFLIPLIGALLLFKLDGKRADYFMLITVILATILNLVGVYEFYSTGMPSIHKVLVSFGSFGEVYGLLIDPMSVCVGLVVITAGLLFMLYAKDYMSPDNKEHPVYEGKGRFYAWMVLFIGATLAFIYSSSVLQLLIFFELMSLACWGVVSYYGTNKAKRAAYKALIVTNFGAMIGLYTAVGIGLIKLHDLSLFAYSSLDDHFKLIVFIAVMIAAFTKSAQFPLYSWLPDAMVAPTPASAFLHGAAMVEMGVFLLARFIQSMHPIPREGFYIMAALIIATQIICILMYPLQRGAKKLLAYSTIAESGLMYVALAVAVLGLQGGLKASMFQLFNHAYIKGLAFLTAGAFSYALGTLDMDKIRGLIKAPVVGYGWTFALLGLAGIPPFGVFFGKLGILSNAQAMRESALIIAMFVLLLIDSAVFLMVSLKRIHDMVFSGGDAKVEITPLMKAVMIILLVLAIIAPYIAYPLILKVGW; this comes from the coding sequence ATGGAGGAGCTTTTCCTTCTTTCCTTTTTAATTCCACTTATTGGGGCTCTTTTACTGTTCAAGCTCGACGGTAAGAGGGCAGACTATTTCATGCTCATAACGGTCATCTTAGCAACTATCCTGAATCTTGTTGGCGTTTATGAGTTCTATTCCACTGGGATGCCATCCATTCACAAAGTTCTTGTAAGCTTCGGAAGTTTTGGAGAGGTCTATGGCCTTCTAATAGACCCGATGAGCGTGTGCGTGGGTTTGGTCGTCATAACGGCAGGCCTGCTCTTCATGCTCTACGCCAAGGACTACATGAGTCCGGACAATAAGGAGCATCCCGTTTATGAAGGTAAAGGTCGCTTTTACGCATGGATGGTCCTCTTCATAGGCGCAACGTTGGCCTTCATTTACTCCTCGTCCGTCCTCCAGCTTCTGATATTTTTCGAGCTCATGAGTCTCGCCTGTTGGGGTGTGGTCAGCTACTACGGGACGAACAAGGCCAAGAGGGCCGCCTACAAGGCGCTGATAGTCACTAACTTCGGAGCGATGATAGGTCTATACACGGCCGTTGGTATTGGCTTGATTAAGCTTCATGACCTCAGCCTGTTCGCGTATTCGAGCCTTGACGACCACTTCAAGCTCATCGTTTTCATAGCGGTCATGATAGCGGCCTTCACCAAGAGTGCCCAGTTTCCGCTCTACTCGTGGCTTCCAGATGCTATGGTAGCTCCAACTCCGGCAAGTGCATTCCTGCATGGTGCGGCAATGGTCGAGATGGGTGTGTTTTTGCTCGCGAGGTTCATCCAGTCCATGCACCCAATTCCCAGGGAGGGCTTTTACATAATGGCCGCCTTGATAATAGCCACCCAGATAATCTGCATCCTCATGTATCCGCTCCAGAGGGGCGCCAAGAAGCTTCTCGCATACTCAACAATAGCCGAGTCAGGGTTGATGTACGTAGCCCTCGCAGTTGCCGTCCTTGGATTGCAAGGCGGACTAAAAGCCTCCATGTTCCAGCTATTCAACCACGCCTACATCAAAGGTCTGGCATTTCTAACGGCCGGAGCCTTCAGCTACGCCCTCGGAACGCTCGACATGGACAAAATAAGAGGCCTAATCAAAGCCCCGGTAGTCGGCTATGGCTGGACCTTCGCGCTACTCGGCCTGGCAGGGATCCCACCCTTTGGTGTCTTCTTCGGTAAGCTCGGCATACTCAGCAATGCCCAAGCGATGAGGGAGAGTGCCCTCATTATTGCCATGTTTGTCCTGCTACTTATAGACTCAGCCGTATTCCTCATGGTGTCCCTGAAGAGGATACACGACATGGTATTCAGCGGGGGGGACGCAAAGGTTGAGATAACTCCTCTGATGAAGGCGGTGATGATTATCCTGCTCGTACTCGCGATAATCGCTCCGTACATAGCTTATCCGTTGATCCTCAAGGTGGGGTGGTGA
- a CDS encoding complex I subunit 5 family protein, producing MFEFTLTLSLDRIALLFVFNVAILGLAAILASVRYLEIYTFKPKIPYYPTLLIFIASMLLIPLVHDWLSFLFLWETMTLASYFLIIYDWPEESAKKAGWKYFATMHLLDTSPLMLAITIYYAFHGTFNFGPITAYKDVIVPLFLLGFVAKAGLFPLHFWLPDAHPAAPSPVSALLSGAMVELGLYGTIRVLESVGWSVSGWIVYALWIMAVLSMLAAILSYAIQDDVKRLFAWSTIDNIGWMYLLILAGLLGVTGVEKAVGYYVVSHGLAKAAAFISTGAMLYAFGTKNLNRVRGMINSDQLTAGLLIASIFALEGVPPFNLFLSKLDVIRTLLTVSPALAYFTAIEWVIAFILFLRVIHAYIIGDGRPEPKRKLAGSIAIAVILLLLLSMVSQFVCQYLWVRW from the coding sequence ATGTTCGAGTTCACACTCACGCTCTCACTCGACAGGATTGCCCTACTATTTGTCTTCAACGTCGCGATACTCGGCTTGGCGGCAATACTCGCGTCGGTGAGATACCTAGAGATTTACACCTTCAAGCCGAAGATCCCCTACTATCCAACCCTGCTAATCTTTATAGCCTCAATGCTCCTCATACCGCTTGTCCACGACTGGCTCAGCTTCCTCTTCCTCTGGGAGACAATGACGCTCGCATCCTATTTCCTCATAATCTACGACTGGCCCGAGGAGAGCGCCAAGAAGGCCGGGTGGAAGTACTTCGCCACAATGCACCTCCTCGATACTTCGCCGCTGATGCTGGCCATCACAATTTACTACGCCTTCCACGGCACCTTCAACTTTGGGCCCATAACTGCCTACAAGGACGTCATCGTTCCTCTGTTCCTCCTTGGATTCGTGGCCAAGGCTGGTCTCTTCCCGCTTCACTTTTGGCTTCCCGATGCCCACCCGGCCGCACCCAGCCCCGTCTCGGCATTGTTGAGTGGTGCGATGGTCGAGCTCGGCCTATACGGAACGATAAGGGTGCTCGAAAGCGTTGGCTGGAGCGTTTCGGGGTGGATAGTCTATGCTCTTTGGATTATGGCAGTTCTCAGCATGCTCGCTGCTATACTTAGCTATGCCATTCAAGATGACGTCAAGAGGCTCTTCGCCTGGTCAACAATAGACAACATAGGCTGGATGTACCTGCTGATCTTAGCCGGCCTGCTTGGGGTTACTGGTGTTGAGAAGGCCGTCGGTTACTACGTTGTTTCCCACGGTTTGGCCAAGGCCGCCGCCTTCATATCGACAGGAGCCATGCTCTATGCCTTTGGAACAAAGAACCTCAATAGGGTTAGGGGAATGATAAATTCCGACCAGCTCACCGCTGGACTTTTAATAGCCTCAATATTCGCCCTGGAAGGTGTTCCGCCCTTCAACCTCTTCCTGAGCAAGCTCGACGTCATAAGGACTCTCTTAACCGTCAGTCCAGCTCTAGCTTACTTCACGGCCATTGAGTGGGTTATAGCGTTCATCCTGTTCCTCAGAGTAATTCACGCATACATCATCGGCGACGGCAGGCCGGAACCTAAGAGGAAGCTCGCGGGAAGCATAGCGATAGCGGTAATCTTGCTGTTGCTCCTCTCGATGGTGAGCCAATTCGTCTGCCAGTACCTGTGGGTGAGGTGGTGA
- a CDS encoding proton-conducting transporter transmembrane domain-containing protein yields MAELFTLMICLYAASMLAVLPIRNNYEKSIRVGHAFTTLASLALLAFVVEAVPTAIRGGAIDFTLAGIPFHVDGLSLVLCMVLGILGLATSLYSPRYMESYKKLGRGWVYVILYSTFVLSMILIVTVANLLWFVFFWEVMTLASYVLMIWEHNEGHVRKAGWKYFVTMHITSTLPLILALALLYAKTGSVEGLNFVSLSKLHLGAVYYLLFLMGFGSKAGVVPVHFWLPEAHPIAPSNVSALMSGAMIKVAVYGLVRLTCFVMKPNEIFGYIVGAIGAITLTVGTLYALKQTDAKRLLAYHSVGQMGYIWLGVGTGIFFLAKGGEWAAFGAIALAAGLYHLLNHAVFKGLLFLSAGSILYRTGSKDLNKLAGLAKLMPVTALFTFVAAMSIAGVPPFNGFMSKWMIYQATFLSRNVIIVIFGIFALFISSATLASFLKFYTTAFGGEPNELTKEAKEVPSEMLIAKGLLALLCLLFGLIPSSVVPLLVSPGKILSGSDISGWLTTTHSLIMIKAPGMPAGGETVFKPLLFVIVFGIAFTVLYVAFPIRKRIYKPWTLGEPIPMGAYKMKASNYYEPFEEYIHVLYHWGKELSKLGGRITDGVSYAYLWLCTKLHEIADATSRTITNAGLAYLRSARELYLDEFIFAPFVKILRGLGFVLGEIRVNASLTLALVTLAIILALVLL; encoded by the coding sequence ATGGCGGAGCTCTTCACTCTCATGATATGCCTCTATGCGGCCTCGATGCTTGCAGTCCTGCCCATCAGAAACAACTATGAGAAGTCAATTCGCGTCGGGCACGCCTTCACGACGCTGGCCTCACTGGCACTGTTGGCCTTCGTAGTCGAGGCCGTACCCACCGCGATAAGGGGAGGGGCAATCGACTTCACCTTGGCCGGAATTCCCTTCCACGTTGACGGGCTCTCTCTGGTACTCTGCATGGTCCTCGGCATTCTTGGGCTAGCTACCTCCCTCTATTCCCCGCGCTACATGGAGTCCTACAAGAAGCTCGGAAGGGGATGGGTCTACGTAATCCTTTACTCGACCTTCGTGCTTTCGATGATACTCATAGTAACGGTAGCCAACCTGCTCTGGTTCGTGTTCTTCTGGGAAGTGATGACCTTGGCCTCTTACGTGCTCATGATATGGGAGCACAACGAGGGCCACGTCAGGAAGGCCGGCTGGAAGTATTTCGTCACAATGCACATCACCAGCACCTTGCCTCTCATCCTAGCCCTGGCCCTGCTCTACGCCAAGACCGGCTCGGTGGAAGGTTTAAACTTTGTAAGTTTATCCAAGCTCCATCTTGGGGCAGTCTACTACCTCCTGTTCCTCATGGGCTTCGGTAGCAAGGCAGGCGTTGTTCCAGTTCACTTCTGGCTACCAGAAGCCCATCCTATAGCTCCGAGCAACGTTTCAGCGTTGATGAGCGGTGCCATGATTAAAGTTGCCGTCTACGGCCTAGTCAGGCTCACTTGCTTCGTCATGAAGCCGAATGAGATCTTTGGCTACATCGTCGGAGCAATAGGTGCAATAACCTTGACCGTTGGAACGCTCTACGCCCTCAAGCAGACAGATGCCAAGAGGCTTCTTGCCTATCACAGCGTTGGTCAGATGGGTTACATCTGGCTTGGAGTGGGCACAGGAATCTTCTTCCTCGCCAAGGGCGGCGAGTGGGCAGCCTTCGGAGCGATAGCTTTGGCCGCTGGGCTTTACCACCTCCTCAATCACGCCGTCTTCAAGGGCTTGCTCTTCCTCTCGGCCGGTTCGATCCTCTACAGGACGGGAAGTAAGGATCTCAACAAGCTCGCCGGACTTGCGAAGCTCATGCCGGTAACAGCGCTCTTCACTTTCGTAGCGGCAATGTCAATAGCTGGAGTCCCACCCTTTAACGGCTTCATGAGCAAGTGGATGATATATCAAGCCACCTTCCTTTCAAGAAACGTCATCATCGTCATCTTCGGCATCTTTGCTCTCTTCATAAGCTCCGCTACCTTAGCATCTTTCCTCAAGTTCTACACGACAGCCTTCGGAGGTGAGCCCAACGAGCTGACTAAGGAGGCCAAAGAGGTCCCGAGTGAGATGCTCATTGCCAAGGGTCTCTTGGCACTGCTTTGCCTTCTCTTCGGGCTGATACCTTCCAGCGTAGTCCCGTTGCTAGTCTCGCCCGGAAAGATCCTCAGCGGTTCCGATATCTCTGGATGGCTTACCACAACACACTCACTCATCATGATAAAGGCTCCCGGAATGCCCGCCGGAGGAGAGACTGTCTTCAAGCCGCTCCTCTTCGTGATAGTTTTCGGCATAGCTTTTACTGTGCTCTATGTGGCATTTCCAATTCGCAAGAGAATCTACAAGCCCTGGACGCTCGGAGAACCCATTCCGATGGGTGCCTACAAGATGAAGGCCAGCAACTACTACGAGCCCTTCGAGGAATACATCCACGTCCTTTACCACTGGGGCAAGGAGCTTAGCAAGCTCGGCGGAAGGATAACGGATGGCGTTAGTTACGCTTACCTCTGGCTCTGCACGAAGCTTCACGAAATTGCGGATGCAACATCAAGGACCATAACAAATGCCGGCCTAGCATATTTGCGCTCCGCCAGAGAACTTTACCTCGATGAGTTCATCTTCGCGCCCTTCGTCAAGATACTGCGCGGGCTTGGCTTTGTGCTCGGTGAGATAAGAGTCAACGCAAGCTTAACGCTAGCCCTTGTGACCTTGGCGATAATCTTGGCCTTGGTACTCCTGTGA
- a CDS encoding respiratory chain complex I subunit 1 family protein, protein MIEKAIFGISSLLIILALPPLLDGISRKIKATIQERQGPPILQTYYDLASLLSMEPTLPTDRLGFILAPYVALAAVISAGMLLPYGNFTPIAFSGDIFVFVYVLGIFSVSLMMAGFLVNNTYANAGANREMMLILGVEPILGIAVGIMALKEGTLSISGLAFNLTPNLAMLLILAFLGYWSYVECAFIPFDIAEAETEILEGPLVEYSGRLLGLFKWALLAKRVVLTWFFASMLSIPILKNYVDVSTLIGGVVIFIVQLALLIILYALSAVIEATTARMKVIQALRQNTIIFVIGLILLVLASLGVGM, encoded by the coding sequence ATGATCGAAAAGGCCATCTTCGGAATTTCATCCCTCCTCATAATCCTCGCCCTTCCACCACTCCTCGACGGAATCAGCAGGAAGATCAAGGCGACAATCCAGGAGAGGCAGGGGCCTCCGATCCTTCAGACCTACTATGACCTAGCTAGCCTGCTCTCCATGGAGCCCACCCTTCCAACTGACAGGCTAGGCTTTATATTAGCCCCCTATGTAGCCCTTGCCGCCGTCATATCGGCTGGAATGCTCCTTCCCTACGGCAACTTCACTCCGATAGCGTTTTCCGGAGACATCTTCGTCTTTGTCTACGTGCTCGGAATATTCTCCGTTTCACTCATGATGGCCGGCTTCCTCGTGAATAACACCTACGCAAACGCCGGAGCAAACAGGGAGATGATGCTAATCCTTGGCGTCGAGCCGATACTGGGCATAGCCGTCGGAATAATGGCTCTAAAGGAGGGCACGCTCAGTATCAGCGGCTTAGCCTTTAACCTAACGCCAAACCTTGCGATGCTCTTGATCCTCGCGTTCCTAGGTTACTGGAGCTATGTCGAGTGCGCCTTCATACCCTTCGACATAGCGGAGGCGGAGACGGAGATACTCGAGGGTCCGCTCGTAGAGTACAGCGGGAGGTTGCTTGGACTCTTCAAGTGGGCCTTGCTGGCCAAGAGGGTTGTCCTGACATGGTTCTTCGCAAGCATGCTGTCGATACCTATCTTGAAGAACTATGTTGATGTCTCAACGTTGATCGGCGGTGTTGTGATATTTATCGTGCAGCTAGCTCTCCTAATTATCCTCTACGCCCTATCGGCGGTTATAGAAGCGACGACGGCGCGCATGAAGGTAATACAGGCTCTCAGGCAGAACACCATAATATTCGTTATTGGACTCATCCTGCTGGTGCTCGCGTCCTTGGGGGTGGGAATGTGA